A window from Halomicrobium urmianum encodes these proteins:
- a CDS encoding GNAT family N-acetyltransferase, translated as MSVNVESRIVERGDDDYVDAAWQLKERIREEEGVLRQRRGFFRSAYRRSKVYVYVDRSKDRLVGFAAVRNDGYVLFLAVDRDYRGHGFGKRLIARVADDYGSVTCHARATNESAIGFYEHLGFEVRRRIDNYYEDGGDALYLKLGDDTIRDKLSKFLR; from the coding sequence GTGAGCGTCAACGTCGAATCGCGGATCGTCGAGCGGGGCGACGACGACTACGTGGACGCCGCCTGGCAACTCAAGGAGCGGATCCGCGAGGAGGAAGGCGTCCTCCGACAGCGGCGGGGTTTCTTCCGGAGCGCCTACCGGCGATCGAAGGTCTACGTCTACGTCGACCGCTCCAAGGACCGGCTCGTCGGTTTCGCGGCCGTGCGGAACGACGGCTACGTCCTCTTTCTGGCCGTCGACCGGGACTACCGCGGCCACGGGTTCGGCAAGCGGCTGATCGCCCGCGTGGCGGACGACTACGGGTCGGTCACATGCCACGCTCGTGCGACCAACGAGTCGGCCATCGGCTTCTACGAGCACCTCGGGTTCGAGGTGCGCCGTCGCATCGACAACTACTACGAGGACGGCGGCGACGCCCTCTACCTCAAACTCGGCGACGACACCATCCGCGACAAGCTCTCGAAGTTCCTGCGGTAG
- a CDS encoding GNAT family N-acetyltransferase yields the protein MPTTTTALTVRHVRPGDGSAVRDLNERAMAETPEWVPDAPGADLERLPDSYADGEFLVGTVGGEIVATGAYIPLGSGEHSGWMRNEVDVDGRAAEVTRMRVDPDRQRRGHGRRIYRALERRAAGDGYRRLVLNTGAENEPARAFYEDVGFGLETEVTVEFEDVALDLALYRKRIGERS from the coding sequence ATGCCGACGACGACCACCGCCCTCACCGTCCGCCACGTCCGCCCCGGCGACGGCTCGGCCGTCCGCGATCTGAACGAGCGCGCCATGGCCGAGACGCCGGAGTGGGTCCCCGACGCGCCCGGCGCGGACCTCGAACGGCTGCCCGACAGCTACGCCGACGGCGAGTTCCTGGTCGGGACGGTCGGCGGAGAGATCGTCGCGACGGGCGCGTATATCCCGCTCGGTAGCGGCGAACACTCGGGCTGGATGCGGAACGAGGTCGACGTGGACGGCCGCGCCGCCGAAGTCACGCGTATGCGCGTTGACCCCGACCGCCAGCGCCGCGGCCACGGCCGCCGGATCTACCGCGCCCTCGAGCGGCGGGCCGCCGGCGACGGCTACCGGAGGCTGGTCCTCAACACCGGCGCCGAGAACGAGCCCGCGCGGGCGTTCTACGAGGACGTCGGATTCGGCCTGGAGACGGAGGTGACCGTCGAGTTCGAGGACGTGGCGCTCGATCTCGCGCTGTACCGGAAGCGAATCGGCGAGCGGTCCTGA
- a CDS encoding HFX_2341 family transcriptional regulator domain-containing protein: MDVPERVHLMPVGYENDRIVLPAQRLRADRVVLLDYEDETDHPSYGETVRERLEAAGIDHETVPCNIFDFYDSIGTVAELATRFADHEVYVNLASGSKVTAIGGMIACMATGATPYYVRAERYAAETDGDVAEGIRDVTELPTYPMDHPEPEQVAVMDYLAEEDGATKRALIEYGREAGLPFIADHEAANRKSEYRLLDSHVLDPLSETGYVEVTERGRSKLVELTEAGRNTLRAFRYLVEGSG; this comes from the coding sequence ATGGACGTCCCCGAGCGAGTCCACCTGATGCCGGTCGGCTACGAGAACGATCGGATCGTGCTGCCGGCCCAGCGACTGCGCGCCGACCGCGTCGTCCTGCTGGACTACGAGGACGAGACGGACCACCCCTCGTACGGCGAGACGGTGCGCGAGCGCCTCGAAGCGGCCGGAATCGACCACGAGACGGTTCCGTGCAACATCTTCGACTTCTACGACTCGATCGGGACCGTCGCGGAGCTGGCCACGCGATTCGCCGACCACGAGGTGTACGTCAACCTCGCCTCTGGATCGAAGGTCACCGCCATCGGCGGGATGATCGCCTGCATGGCCACCGGCGCGACCCCCTACTACGTCCGCGCGGAGCGCTACGCGGCGGAGACCGACGGCGACGTGGCCGAGGGGATCCGGGACGTGACGGAGCTGCCGACCTACCCGATGGACCACCCCGAGCCCGAGCAGGTCGCGGTCATGGACTACCTCGCCGAGGAGGACGGCGCGACCAAGCGGGCGTTGATCGAGTACGGCCGCGAGGCCGGCCTGCCCTTCATCGCCGACCACGAGGCCGCGAACCGCAAGAGCGAATACCGCCTGCTGGACAGCCACGTCCTCGACCCACTCTCCGAGACGGGCTACGTCGAGGTCACCGAACGGGGCCGCTCCAAGCTCGTGGAACTCACCGAGGCGGGCCGGAACACGCTGCGGGCGTTCCGGTACCTGGTCGAAGGGTCGGGGTGA
- a CDS encoding zinc-dependent alcohol dehydrogenase encodes MRALTWHGEKDVRIEDVPRPEIVNPHDAVIEITSTALCGSDLHLYNGHMPGMREGDVLGHEPMGEVIEVGEDVETLEAGDRVVVPFPIACGHCWFCENELYSLCDNSNPNAELARKAMGHSPAGLFGYSHVLGGYAGGQAEYLRVPYADVGPIVIDSDLPDEEVLFLSDVFPTGYMAAENAEIEAGDTVAVWGCGPVGQFAIQSAWLLGAERVIAIDRVQERLDMAREHGDAEIIDFEEDDVYDRLMEMTGNRGPDRCIDAVGTEAHGTGLAGVTDRAKQAAKLETDRPHVLRQAIKSCRKGGTLSIPGVYIGDADNIPVGAMMNKALTVKTGQTHVQRYLDPLLQRIEDGDVDPSFVVTHQVDLEDGPEMYRTFNRKEDDCIKVVMTP; translated from the coding sequence ATGAGAGCGCTCACCTGGCACGGCGAGAAGGACGTCCGGATCGAGGACGTCCCCCGGCCGGAGATCGTCAACCCGCACGACGCCGTCATCGAGATCACGTCCACGGCGCTCTGTGGCTCAGACCTGCACCTGTACAACGGCCACATGCCGGGCATGCGCGAGGGCGACGTCCTCGGCCACGAGCCCATGGGCGAGGTGATCGAGGTCGGCGAGGACGTCGAGACCCTCGAGGCGGGCGACCGCGTCGTCGTCCCCTTCCCCATCGCCTGCGGCCACTGCTGGTTCTGCGAGAACGAGCTGTACTCGCTGTGCGACAACTCCAACCCGAACGCCGAACTGGCGCGCAAGGCCATGGGCCACTCGCCGGCGGGGCTGTTCGGCTACTCGCACGTGCTGGGCGGCTACGCCGGCGGCCAGGCGGAGTACCTGCGGGTGCCCTACGCCGACGTCGGTCCCATCGTCATCGACTCGGACCTCCCCGACGAGGAGGTGCTCTTCCTCTCGGACGTCTTCCCGACGGGCTACATGGCCGCGGAGAACGCCGAGATAGAGGCGGGCGATACGGTCGCGGTCTGGGGCTGCGGCCCCGTCGGCCAGTTCGCCATCCAGAGCGCCTGGCTGCTCGGCGCCGAGCGCGTTATCGCCATCGACCGCGTTCAGGAGCGACTTGACATGGCCCGGGAACACGGCGACGCCGAGATAATCGACTTCGAGGAGGACGACGTCTACGACCGGCTGATGGAGATGACCGGGAACCGCGGTCCCGACCGCTGCATCGACGCCGTGGGGACGGAGGCCCACGGCACGGGCCTGGCCGGCGTGACCGACCGCGCCAAGCAGGCCGCGAAACTGGAGACCGATCGCCCGCACGTGCTCCGCCAGGCGATCAAGTCCTGCCGGAAGGGCGGCACGCTGTCGATCCCCGGCGTCTACATCGGCGACGCGGACAACATCCCCGTCGGCGCCATGATGAACAAGGCCCTGACGGTCAAGACCGGTCAGACCCACGTCCAGCGCTACCTCGATCCCCTCCTGCAGCGCATCGAGGACGGCGACGTCGATCCCTCGTTCGTCGTCACCCATCAGGTCGACCTCGAGGACGGCCCCGAGATGTACCGGACGTTCAACCGGAAGGAGGACGACTGCATCAAGGTCGTCATGACGCCCTGA
- a CDS encoding cold-shock protein — protein MANGTVDFFNDTGGYGFISTEDADDDVFFHMEDVGGPDLEEGQDLDFDIEQAPKGPRATNVVRN, from the coding sequence ATGGCAAACGGAACGGTTGATTTCTTCAACGACACTGGCGGCTACGGTTTCATTTCGACTGAGGACGCGGACGACGACGTTTTCTTCCACATGGAGGACGTTGGTGGCCCGGACCTCGAGGAAGGACAGGATCTCGATTTCGACATCGAGCAGGCCCCCAAGGGCCCCCGCGCGACGAACGTCGTCCGCAACTAG
- a CDS encoding RtcB family protein: MTTYDAGEFTLEKVRDYVWEIPQEGAMNAPARVLASEALLDEISEDETLQQLRNATHLPGVQKHALCMPDGHQGYGFPVGGVAGIDARNGCISPGAVGYDINCLPGDANVRLSFGRRAPIESLRARFEDEEAMVAGDDFVPSGIRLFTESGEKTVYEVETATGERIEATADHSFLTPDGMVDLADLKPGDSVFVQPFEGIEDERPEEATLLTEEDFSEYNWQIQRVLEERDLLPLRTTDEAFNHLLKILGFFTGDGSFGGEGQVWFYGEPEDLETVREDVRAVGFKPSKVYARERDHQIDGNSSQTIEHSFETTSKAFRLLIRKLGVPVGEKIASGFTTPGYFGRLADWQKALYYSAYFGAEMNAPAPQHDKHLYCPKVSQTRTVDTADAGESFLKDLADFLADLGIETNAIERFDDDSNSERDVVRLRLGVKNDSENLIRFFSRVGFRYNREKREKAVAAIQYLKTKEREIERRESIATEARTMADGGASADEVKDEFEINGRFVERSIWSGRSGRPRPGDDFPNFEESLESVEVRDDLTVETEIASIREAREKPVYDIGVEHEAHNFVADGFVVSNCGVRMVKTNLRYDDVQGREEELVDALFDAVPSGLGGGGIHDSSDGDVEAVLDRGVDWALEEGYAVESDLAHCEDEGRRPDADPDAVSQKAKDRGRNQLGSLGSGNHFLEVQRVTDVYRDDVAAEFGLDEDQVVVLIHCGSRGLGHQVCTDYLRDIEQAHQGLLNQLPDKELAAAPAGSHLAEEYYGAMCAAINFAWVNRQLIMHRTREVFADVFDRDWREMEMELLYDVAHNIAKKEVHDVEGEEKELFVHRKGATRAFPAGRPELPPAYADVGQPIIIPGSMGAGSYVLRGGENSLSETFGSTAHGAGRLMSRTEAKSKYWGGDVQDDLRDQQRIYVKAQDGATIAEEAPGVYKDVDEVVRVSDALGIGDRVARTFPICNIKG; this comes from the coding sequence ATGACCACCTACGACGCGGGCGAGTTCACCCTGGAGAAGGTCAGGGACTACGTGTGGGAGATCCCCCAGGAAGGGGCGATGAACGCGCCGGCGCGCGTCCTCGCCAGCGAGGCGCTGCTCGACGAGATCAGCGAGGACGAGACCCTCCAGCAGCTGCGCAACGCCACGCACCTCCCCGGGGTGCAGAAGCACGCCCTCTGCATGCCCGACGGCCACCAGGGGTACGGCTTCCCCGTCGGCGGGGTGGCCGGCATCGACGCCCGAAACGGCTGTATTTCGCCCGGAGCGGTCGGCTACGACATCAACTGCCTTCCGGGCGACGCTAATGTCCGCCTGTCGTTCGGCCGCCGAGCGCCGATCGAATCGCTCCGAGCCCGCTTTGAGGACGAGGAAGCGATGGTCGCCGGCGACGACTTCGTTCCCTCTGGGATCCGGCTGTTCACAGAGTCTGGCGAGAAGACGGTCTACGAGGTCGAAACCGCGACGGGCGAGCGGATCGAGGCCACGGCCGATCACTCCTTCCTGACGCCTGACGGGATGGTCGACCTCGCGGACCTGAAGCCCGGCGACTCGGTGTTCGTCCAGCCTTTCGAGGGGATCGAGGACGAACGACCGGAGGAGGCGACGCTCCTCACCGAGGAGGACTTCTCGGAGTACAACTGGCAGATCCAGCGCGTTCTCGAGGAACGGGACCTCCTCCCGCTGCGAACCACCGACGAGGCGTTCAACCACCTGCTGAAGATCCTCGGATTCTTCACAGGTGACGGCTCGTTCGGCGGCGAGGGACAGGTCTGGTTCTACGGCGAACCTGAAGACCTCGAAACGGTCCGCGAGGACGTTCGCGCCGTCGGATTCAAACCGTCGAAGGTCTACGCCCGTGAGCGCGACCACCAGATCGATGGCAATTCCTCCCAGACCATCGAGCATAGCTTCGAAACGACCTCGAAGGCGTTCCGGCTCCTGATTCGCAAGCTCGGTGTCCCGGTCGGTGAGAAGATCGCGTCCGGGTTCACGACGCCCGGGTACTTCGGGCGCCTCGCCGACTGGCAGAAGGCGCTCTACTACAGCGCGTACTTCGGCGCGGAGATGAACGCGCCCGCCCCGCAGCACGACAAGCACCTCTACTGCCCCAAGGTTTCCCAGACCCGGACCGTCGACACGGCCGACGCCGGCGAGTCGTTCCTGAAAGACCTGGCCGACTTCCTCGCCGATCTCGGTATCGAGACCAATGCCATCGAGCGGTTCGACGACGACTCCAACAGCGAGCGCGACGTCGTTCGTCTCCGACTCGGCGTCAAGAACGACTCTGAGAACCTGATCCGCTTCTTCTCGCGAGTCGGGTTTCGGTACAACCGGGAGAAGCGGGAGAAGGCCGTCGCAGCGATCCAGTACCTCAAGACGAAGGAGCGGGAGATCGAACGCCGCGAGTCCATCGCGACCGAGGCGAGGACGATGGCCGACGGCGGTGCATCAGCCGACGAGGTCAAGGACGAGTTCGAGATCAACGGCCGGTTCGTCGAACGGAGTATCTGGAGCGGTCGTTCGGGGCGGCCGAGGCCGGGCGACGACTTCCCGAACTTCGAGGAGTCCCTCGAGTCCGTCGAAGTTCGCGACGACCTGACCGTCGAGACGGAAATCGCGTCGATCAGGGAGGCCCGCGAGAAACCCGTCTACGACATCGGCGTCGAACACGAGGCGCACAACTTCGTCGCCGACGGGTTCGTCGTCTCTAACTGCGGAGTGAGAATGGTAAAAACGAACCTCCGCTACGACGACGTCCAGGGGCGCGAGGAGGAACTCGTGGACGCGCTGTTCGACGCGGTCCCCTCGGGCCTGGGCGGCGGCGGGATTCACGACAGCTCCGACGGCGACGTCGAGGCGGTGCTGGACCGCGGCGTCGACTGGGCGCTGGAGGAGGGCTACGCCGTTGAGTCGGACCTCGCGCACTGCGAGGACGAGGGCCGCCGGCCGGACGCCGATCCGGACGCAGTCTCGCAGAAGGCGAAGGACCGCGGGAGAAACCAGCTCGGGTCGCTGGGCTCGGGCAACCACTTCCTGGAGGTCCAGCGCGTGACGGACGTCTACCGCGACGACGTGGCCGCGGAGTTCGGGCTCGACGAGGATCAGGTCGTCGTCCTGATCCACTGCGGGTCGCGGGGACTGGGTCATCAGGTCTGTACGGACTACCTGCGCGACATCGAGCAGGCGCATCAGGGGCTGCTGAACCAGTTGCCGGACAAGGAGCTGGCGGCCGCACCGGCCGGCTCGCACCTCGCGGAGGAGTACTACGGGGCGATGTGCGCGGCGATCAACTTCGCGTGGGTCAACCGCCAGCTGATCATGCACCGGACCCGCGAGGTGTTCGCGGACGTGTTCGACCGCGACTGGCGCGAGATGGAGATGGAGCTGCTGTACGACGTGGCCCACAACATCGCGAAGAAGGAGGTTCACGACGTGGAGGGAGAAGAGAAGGAACTCTTCGTTCACCGCAAGGGCGCGACGCGGGCCTTCCCGGCGGGTCGGCCGGAGCTGCCGCCGGCCTACGCCGACGTGGGCCAGCCGATCATCATCCCGGGGAGCATGGGCGCGGGCAGTTACGTCCTCCGGGGAGGCGAGAACAGCCTCTCGGAGACGTTCGGCTCGACGGCCCACGGCGCGGGCCGGCTGATGAGCCGCACCGAGGCCAAGAGCAAGTACTGGGGCGGCGACGTGCAGGACGACCTGCGCGACCAGCAGCGGATCTACGTGAAGGCCCAGGACGGTGCCACAATCGCGGAGGAGGCCCCCGGCGTCTACAAGGACGTCGACGAGGTGGTCCGCGTCTCGGACGCGCTGGGCATCGGCGACAGAGTCGCCCGGACGTTCCCGATCTGCAACATCAAAGGATAG
- a CDS encoding type IV pilin encodes MAAELSEETRALSEVASVVILVGMTVVVTGTVGVHVLVVQDQDTGPPNANFTYDYVESAGTLIVAHEEGDELPAGEVTINDSDHGVAWAALAGVNESATVTRGDAVPLSAGNEWGKSVGGDDQVEVYLVREGNATKIDEWDGA; translated from the coding sequence ATGGCCGCCGAGCTGTCGGAGGAGACGAGAGCGCTGTCGGAGGTCGCCAGCGTCGTCATCCTCGTCGGGATGACCGTCGTCGTCACCGGCACCGTCGGCGTCCACGTCCTGGTCGTCCAGGACCAAGACACGGGGCCGCCGAACGCCAACTTCACCTACGACTACGTCGAGAGCGCGGGCACGCTCATCGTCGCCCACGAGGAGGGCGACGAGCTCCCCGCCGGGGAGGTCACGATCAACGACTCCGACCACGGGGTCGCCTGGGCGGCGCTGGCCGGCGTCAACGAATCGGCGACCGTCACCCGGGGCGACGCCGTCCCGCTCAGCGCCGGCAACGAGTGGGGCAAATCCGTCGGCGGCGACGATCAGGTCGAGGTCTACCTCGTCCGGGAGGGCAACGCGACGAAGATCGACGAGTGGGACGGGGCCTGA
- a CDS encoding DoxX family protein encodes MVRRTLATVVAALCLPLLARPALAHVDYVTDPVGRTVDAVAFVREVLSDPVNAALFAGATAVSVAALAAYLRYRPTLTDLAVLREALASYDDLIPWMLRLSLGLPLVGAGFQGYLFAPTVSFDPSTNPLLRLTLIAVGFFILFGLATRVVTLAGLALYAGALVLDPGVVLAMEYVPGFLALLIVGGGRPSADDILQRVAATEGTVYGRVDRVHYLKRWLDERTDPYRAVVPTVLRVGMGVTFVYLGVVQKLGDPGRSLRVVEKYDLTAVIPVDAGMWVLGAGLLEAVVGLFLIAGLLTRFGAAVAFLLFTTTLFGLPDDPVLAHVTLFGMASAVFTLGAGPLSLDRWLGDAPAGDRDVVPADD; translated from the coding sequence ATGGTCAGACGAACGCTCGCTACCGTCGTCGCGGCGCTCTGTCTCCCGCTGCTCGCGCGCCCCGCGCTCGCGCACGTGGACTACGTGACCGACCCGGTCGGCCGGACCGTCGACGCAGTGGCGTTCGTCCGCGAGGTGCTGTCGGACCCGGTCAACGCCGCGCTGTTCGCCGGCGCGACCGCCGTCAGCGTCGCCGCGCTCGCGGCCTACCTCCGCTACAGGCCGACGCTCACCGACCTCGCGGTACTCCGGGAGGCCCTGGCGAGCTACGACGACCTGATCCCGTGGATGCTCCGGCTGAGCCTCGGGCTCCCGCTGGTCGGCGCGGGCTTCCAGGGCTACCTGTTCGCGCCGACCGTCTCGTTCGACCCGTCGACCAACCCGCTGCTCCGCCTGACGCTGATCGCCGTCGGCTTCTTCATCCTCTTTGGCCTCGCGACGCGGGTCGTCACGCTCGCCGGTCTGGCGCTGTACGCGGGTGCGCTGGTCCTCGACCCCGGCGTCGTCCTGGCGATGGAGTACGTCCCCGGCTTCCTCGCGCTGCTGATCGTCGGCGGCGGCCGCCCCAGCGCCGACGACATCCTCCAGCGCGTCGCCGCCACGGAGGGGACGGTGTACGGCCGCGTCGACCGCGTCCACTACCTCAAGCGGTGGCTCGACGAGCGGACGGATCCCTACCGCGCCGTCGTCCCGACCGTCCTGCGCGTCGGGATGGGCGTCACCTTCGTCTACCTCGGCGTGGTCCAGAAGCTCGGCGACCCGGGCCGCTCGCTGCGGGTCGTCGAGAAGTACGATCTGACCGCGGTGATCCCCGTCGACGCCGGGATGTGGGTGCTCGGCGCGGGCCTGCTGGAGGCCGTCGTCGGCCTCTTCCTGATCGCCGGCCTGCTCACCCGCTTCGGCGCCGCCGTCGCCTTCCTGCTGTTCACGACGACGCTGTTCGGCCTCCCCGACGACCCCGTGCTCGCGCACGTCACCCTCTTCGGGATGGCCTCCGCCGTGTTCACGCTCGGCGCCGGCCCGCTCTCGCTGGACCGCTGGCTCGGCGACGCGCCCGCGGGGGACCGGGACGTCGTCCCGGCGGACGACTGA
- a CDS encoding DNA replication complex subunit Gins51, with translation MNLDELQSVQSRERQTDSLQQLRESFYADAGEFIQGLREERDHAAERADDPFDAPEVNRLTDDIKTAEQTVEAIYERRVGKIVKMASLAAADMPAEEEGLTREERDLFETLVGAIEDNRDHVLDVLAGETATGAVASGSGDATASNPTPGPTEPEESAPAEPAPAADPASEGGPTAESDPEQTAEGTGVDAADVMGADQERSADEIPPPPPEEPPEDASPRAEVANATDESAPPDAGSDPTPGAGDAGGDSATGVDADAGSDAGPDVERTTVRITDDVGEIFGVDQREYDLSTDDVVTLPEENAAPLVKRDAAERLE, from the coding sequence ATGAACCTCGACGAACTCCAGTCCGTGCAATCGCGGGAGCGCCAGACCGACAGCCTCCAGCAGCTCCGGGAGTCGTTCTACGCCGACGCGGGCGAGTTCATCCAGGGGCTGCGAGAGGAGCGCGACCACGCCGCCGAGCGCGCGGACGACCCCTTCGACGCCCCCGAGGTCAACCGCCTGACCGACGACATCAAGACGGCCGAGCAGACCGTCGAGGCCATCTACGAGCGCCGCGTCGGCAAGATCGTCAAGATGGCCTCGCTGGCGGCCGCGGACATGCCCGCCGAGGAGGAAGGGCTGACCCGCGAGGAGCGGGACCTCTTCGAGACGCTCGTCGGCGCCATCGAGGACAACCGCGACCACGTCCTCGACGTGCTGGCGGGCGAGACGGCGACGGGCGCGGTGGCGAGCGGCAGCGGCGACGCGACCGCGTCGAACCCGACGCCGGGACCGACCGAGCCGGAAGAGTCAGCCCCGGCTGAGCCGGCCCCGGCAGCGGATCCGGCGTCAGAGGGGGGACCGACCGCGGAGAGCGACCCGGAACAGACGGCCGAGGGGACCGGCGTCGACGCCGCGGACGTGATGGGGGCCGATCAGGAGCGGAGCGCCGACGAGATTCCGCCACCGCCGCCGGAAGAGCCGCCCGAAGACGCGTCCCCCCGGGCGGAGGTCGCCAACGCGACCGACGAGTCGGCACCGCCGGACGCCGGGAGCGATCCGACGCCCGGAGCCGGCGACGCGGGCGGCGATTCGGCCACGGGAGTCGACGCGGACGCCGGCAGCGACGCGGGCCCCGACGTCGAGCGCACGACGGTCCGGATCACGGACGACGTCGGGGAAATCTTCGGCGTCGACCAGCGGGAGTACGACCTCTCGACCGACGACGTCGTCACGCTGCCCGAGGAGAACGCGGCGCCGCTCGTGAAGCGGGACGCGGCCGAGCGGCTGGAGTGA
- a CDS encoding response regulator, which produces MTGNHSHGDGRAFDVLLVESDPDAVSPFIDSFRAAEATEEVHVVTDGAEALDYVHGHGDYASVPRPDLIILDPDVPGADGGQFLAELDDCAELRSVPVLVFTASDAAEDVARSYGLNANAYLRKPTSSEAFDELAQVIEDFWLRMARLPPK; this is translated from the coding sequence GTGACTGGGAACCATTCACACGGCGACGGCCGCGCCTTCGACGTCCTCCTCGTCGAGAGCGACCCGGACGCCGTCTCACCGTTCATCGACTCGTTCAGGGCCGCCGAGGCGACCGAGGAGGTCCACGTCGTCACCGACGGCGCGGAGGCCCTGGACTACGTCCACGGCCACGGTGACTACGCATCGGTCCCGCGACCGGACCTCATCATCCTCGACCCGGACGTGCCGGGCGCGGACGGAGGGCAGTTCCTCGCGGAACTCGACGACTGTGCCGAACTGCGATCGGTCCCCGTGCTCGTGTTCACGGCGTCCGACGCGGCCGAAGACGTCGCTCGGTCGTACGGACTCAACGCGAACGCGTACCTGCGGAAGCCGACCAGTTCCGAGGCGTTCGACGAGCTCGCGCAGGTCATCGAGGACTTCTGGCTCCGGATGGCCCGCCTCCCGCCGAAGTAG
- the priS gene encoding DNA primase small subunit PriS, with translation MDERTRAYLRGRFGDYYRRAELTPPPDADRREWGFIPWTDGPGETMVRHRSLLDLGDLSDFLQRKRPRHVYFSAGRYEEPSASSMGEKEWQSSDLVFDLDADHLPSVRPGEDSYAEMLAACKDALLRLLDFLENDFGFEDLTVVFSGGRGYHVHVRDDGIQHLERDARREVVDYVRGIGLEFDQLIDEEAVAGTAGRSSPAQKRTLSTEGGWSGRAHRHVLSFVDDLLELDEDDALEELQSYEGIGEGKATAALTAARNNYDQLAAGNIDVHPAFYEIAKILMAEVVAEDNAPIDEPVTTDTNRLIRLPGSLHGGSGLAVRRIDRDAIDEFDPLVDAVPETFRNHEIAVEVSEDGAGPVELGDDSFTVEPGNTTLPEHVGVFLMARGRAEKGEE, from the coding sequence ATGGACGAGCGCACCCGGGCGTACCTGCGCGGTCGGTTCGGCGACTACTACCGCCGGGCCGAGCTGACGCCGCCCCCGGACGCCGATCGGCGCGAGTGGGGCTTCATTCCGTGGACCGACGGCCCGGGCGAGACGATGGTGCGTCACCGCTCGCTGCTGGACCTGGGCGACCTCTCCGACTTCCTCCAGCGCAAGCGCCCCAGGCACGTCTACTTCTCCGCGGGGCGCTACGAGGAGCCCAGCGCGTCCTCGATGGGCGAGAAGGAGTGGCAGTCCTCGGACCTCGTGTTCGACCTGGACGCCGACCACCTGCCCTCCGTGCGGCCCGGCGAGGACAGCTACGCCGAGATGCTCGCCGCCTGCAAGGACGCCCTCCTGCGCCTGCTGGACTTCCTCGAGAACGACTTCGGATTCGAGGACCTGACCGTGGTCTTCTCAGGCGGGCGGGGATACCACGTCCACGTCCGCGACGACGGGATCCAGCACCTGGAGCGGGACGCGCGCCGCGAGGTCGTCGACTACGTCCGCGGCATCGGCCTCGAGTTCGATCAGCTGATCGACGAGGAGGCCGTCGCGGGCACCGCGGGCCGGTCGAGCCCCGCGCAGAAGCGCACGCTCTCGACGGAGGGCGGGTGGAGCGGGCGCGCGCACCGACACGTCCTCTCGTTCGTCGACGACCTGCTGGAGCTGGACGAGGACGACGCGCTCGAAGAGTTGCAGTCCTACGAGGGCATCGGAGAAGGCAAGGCCACGGCGGCGCTGACCGCCGCCCGCAACAACTACGACCAGCTCGCCGCGGGCAACATCGACGTCCACCCGGCCTTCTACGAGATCGCGAAGATACTGATGGCAGAGGTGGTCGCCGAGGACAACGCCCCCATCGACGAGCCGGTGACGACGGACACGAACCGGCTCATCCGGTTGCCGGGCAGCCTCCACGGCGGGTCCGGGCTCGCGGTGCGGCGGATCGACCGGGACGCCATCGACGAGTTCGACCCGCTGGTCGACGCCGTCCCGGAGACGTTCCGAAATCACGAGATCGCCGTCGAGGTGAGCGAGGACGGGGCCGGGCCGGTCGAGCTCGGGGACGACAGCTTTACGGTGGAGCCCGGCAACACAACTCTCCCTGAGCACGTGGGCGTCTTCCTGATGGCCCGCGGCCGCGCCGAGAAAGGTGAAGAATGA